A genomic stretch from Chitinophaga lutea includes:
- a CDS encoding TatD family hydrolase: MCCSAQLTETDLAPQSMNPAYLDAIKGMRFFDPHIHMTSRTTDDYQAMADAGVVAIIEPAFWLGQPRTGVDTFKDYYSSLVGWERFRSSQFGIKHYCTIGLNSKEANNEKLSEQVMEILPLFIYKEGVVGIGEIGFDDQTALEEKYYRAQLQLAREAGLPVQIHTPHRDKKQGTQRSMDIALEMGLDPHMVIVDHNNEETVKEVLDRGFWAAFTIYPFTKMGNERMVEIVKQYGTERIMVNSAADWGISDPLAVPKTAALMLERGIDRAAVELVTYRNAITAFAQSGQISEADFDSVKEIDQSLKYNGSTILRGGQQPRPNKQSTIIR; encoded by the coding sequence ATGTGTTGTAGTGCTCAGCTGACGGAAACGGATTTGGCGCCCCAATCAATGAACCCGGCCTACCTGGATGCGATCAAAGGCATGCGCTTTTTTGACCCGCATATCCATATGACTTCCCGTACCACCGACGATTACCAGGCGATGGCCGACGCCGGCGTAGTGGCGATTATAGAGCCCGCCTTCTGGCTGGGACAGCCCCGGACGGGCGTGGATACCTTCAAGGATTATTACAGCAGCCTCGTGGGCTGGGAACGCTTCCGCTCGTCCCAGTTCGGCATCAAACATTACTGCACCATCGGGCTCAATTCCAAGGAAGCCAATAACGAAAAGCTCAGCGAGCAGGTGATGGAAATACTGCCCCTGTTCATTTACAAGGAAGGTGTGGTGGGCATCGGCGAGATCGGTTTCGACGATCAGACCGCCCTCGAAGAAAAATATTACCGCGCACAGCTGCAGCTGGCCAGGGAAGCCGGTTTGCCCGTGCAGATACATACGCCGCACCGCGATAAAAAGCAGGGCACCCAGCGCAGCATGGACATTGCACTGGAAATGGGCCTCGACCCGCATATGGTGATCGTAGACCATAACAACGAAGAAACCGTGAAGGAAGTGCTCGATAGGGGTTTCTGGGCGGCCTTCACCATTTACCCTTTTACGAAAATGGGAAATGAAAGGATGGTGGAAATCGTCAAACAATACGGTACGGAGCGCATCATGGTGAACTCCGCGGCTGACTGGGGCATCAGCGATCCGCTGGCCGTTCCCAAAACCGCGGCGCTCATGCTGGAAAGAGGCATCGACAGGGCCGCCGTGGAACTGGTGACCTACCGCAACGCCATCACCGCCTTCGCACAAAGCGGCCAGATCAGCGAAGCTGATTTCGACAGCGTGAAAGAAATCGATCAGAGTCTCAAATACAACGGCAGCACCATTTTACGGGGCGGCCAACAGCCAAGGCCCAACAAACAGTCGACCATTATCCGGTAG
- a CDS encoding 3-dehydroquinate synthase codes for MSYIQQSFNIQFEYRVFFTEKLFDPANTIFADFLNARATEGTRKKLLFIVDDGVTKHHDYLQSQITAYCSGLDNYELVQDIIVVPGGEAAKNDLQLFYWLVNAVDQHGIDRHSFIVCIGGGSVLDLVGYVAAVSHRGVKHIRIPTTVLSQNDSGVGVKNGINYHGKKNFLGTFAPPAAVFNDAHFLHTLDERDWRSGMIEAVKVALIKDAAFFEWMETYAHLLAEADPQSLQYLIYRCAELHMAHIGGAGDPFESGSSRPLDFGHWSAHKLEQLTDFELRHGEAVSIGIALDSVYSWLLGMLDEKSLHRIIHLLKALRLPLYHPLLEIEDGESAIVAGMEEFREHLGGRLTISLLRAIGKGEEVHTMDLELLRKAVNMLREKW; via the coding sequence ATGTCATACATTCAGCAATCATTCAATATTCAGTTTGAATACAGGGTTTTTTTCACCGAAAAATTATTCGATCCCGCCAATACAATTTTCGCCGACTTTCTGAACGCCCGTGCAACGGAAGGGACCCGCAAAAAGTTATTGTTTATCGTGGACGATGGTGTCACCAAACACCACGACTACCTGCAAAGCCAGATCACGGCGTATTGCAGCGGGCTCGACAATTATGAGCTGGTGCAGGACATCATTGTGGTGCCCGGCGGCGAAGCGGCGAAGAACGATCTGCAATTGTTTTACTGGCTCGTGAACGCGGTAGACCAGCATGGCATCGACCGGCATTCGTTCATCGTCTGCATCGGCGGCGGCTCCGTGCTCGACCTCGTTGGTTATGTGGCCGCAGTCAGTCACCGCGGCGTGAAACACATCCGCATACCCACCACCGTACTGTCGCAGAACGATTCCGGCGTGGGCGTGAAAAACGGCATCAACTACCACGGCAAAAAGAATTTCCTCGGCACTTTCGCACCGCCGGCCGCAGTGTTCAACGATGCGCATTTCCTGCATACGCTGGACGAGCGCGACTGGCGCTCCGGCATGATCGAAGCGGTGAAAGTGGCGCTGATAAAAGACGCGGCTTTTTTCGAGTGGATGGAAACTTACGCCCATCTGCTGGCCGAAGCCGATCCGCAGAGCCTGCAATATCTCATTTACCGCTGCGCCGAATTGCACATGGCGCACATCGGCGGGGCCGGCGATCCGTTTGAAAGCGGCTCTTCGAGGCCCCTTGATTTCGGCCACTGGAGTGCGCACAAGCTGGAGCAGCTGACCGACTTCGAACTGCGGCACGGTGAGGCCGTGTCGATCGGCATCGCGCTCGACAGCGTGTATTCCTGGCTGTTGGGCATGCTCGACGAAAAATCCCTGCACCGCATCATTCACCTGCTGAAAGCGCTGCGGCTGCCGCTGTACCATCCCCTCCTCGAAATAGAAGACGGCGAATCGGCCATCGTGGCCGGCATGGAAGAGTTCCGCGAGCATCTCGGCGGCAGGCTCACCATCTCGCTGCTGCGGGCCATCGGTAAAGGGGAAGAAGTGCATACCATGGACCTGGAGCTGCTGCGCAAAGCGGTAAACATGCTCCGCGAAAAATGGTAA
- the eboC gene encoding UbiA-like protein EboC (EboC, a homolog the polyprenyltransferase UbiA, belongs to system of proteins involved in the trafficking of precursor metabolites to an extracytoplasmic compartment so that the biosynthesis of certain natural products, such as scytonemin, can be completed.) — translation MNYILYKLGGYLRLMRPANIVTAITDIMAGIAIAGFLSTGLHDVQAVLQVICLAIAAMGLYGGGVVFNDVFDADLDRIERPERPIPSGAVSRIQAAVLGIYLLLLGILAAFSVGEWPGAIAVAIAVTALVYDKWGKHNTLLGPINMGLCRGLNLLMGISIIPQAIPQYGWLAFVPILYIAAITMISRDEVHGGKKRTLWIAAAGYGVVCLIILVEAAMHHKLPHVIPYILVFLWLIMRPLLKAIREPIGPNIGKAVKGGIIGLIAMNAAWVAAFAIFPYPLIVLALLPLSFLLARAFAVT, via the coding sequence GTGAACTATATCTTATATAAACTGGGGGGGTATCTCCGCCTGATGAGGCCTGCCAACATTGTTACCGCTATCACGGATATCATGGCCGGCATTGCCATTGCCGGTTTTCTGAGCACGGGCCTGCACGATGTACAGGCGGTGCTGCAGGTGATTTGCCTGGCCATTGCCGCCATGGGCCTTTACGGCGGGGGCGTGGTGTTCAACGACGTGTTCGATGCCGACCTCGACCGCATTGAACGCCCTGAAAGGCCGATCCCCAGCGGCGCAGTGTCGCGCATACAGGCCGCCGTGCTGGGCATTTACCTGCTGCTGCTGGGCATACTGGCCGCATTCAGCGTGGGAGAGTGGCCGGGCGCCATTGCCGTCGCCATCGCCGTTACCGCCCTCGTTTACGACAAATGGGGCAAACACAATACCCTGCTGGGGCCCATTAACATGGGGCTGTGCAGGGGGCTGAACCTGCTCATGGGCATCAGCATCATCCCGCAAGCGATACCCCAATACGGCTGGCTCGCTTTCGTGCCCATCCTTTACATCGCCGCCATCACCATGATCAGTCGCGATGAAGTGCACGGCGGTAAAAAACGCACCCTCTGGATAGCCGCCGCCGGGTATGGCGTGGTTTGCCTGATCATCCTGGTGGAAGCCGCCATGCATCACAAACTGCCGCATGTCATCCCCTACATCCTCGTGTTTCTCTGGCTCATCATGCGCCCGCTGTTAAAGGCCATCCGCGAGCCCATCGGCCCCAATATCGGCAAGGCGGTAAAGGGCGGCATCATCGGCCTGATCGCCATGAACGCCGCATGGGTAGCCGCATTCGCCATCTTCCCCTATCCGCTGATCGTACTGGCCCTGTTACCCCTTTCTTTCCTGCTGGCCAGGGCCTTCGCCGTTACCTGA
- a CDS encoding EboA domain-containing protein yields the protein MGYAYDEQQTGALLEQIISRHTTAKQAQWVADRLAAWQQQHALQQFNLAFAAAPRFLGREPVAVEEAEAAALPLSLEGYTLDRLFRIWWLLQIPAEDKERYVDIIENLFHSAEMNELVALYGALPMLAWPEAWKLRTAEGIRSNIGSVLEAIMERNPYPAAYLDEAAWNQLVLKAFFTEKQVHLISGLDQRANPELARILLDYSHERRAAGRAVHPMLWRLVGPYISEASFEDIERLWFSEYNAEREAAALACYASGYEPARQLLDKKPEIRAEIEAGQLTWETVAHRIND from the coding sequence ATGGGATACGCATACGATGAGCAACAAACAGGAGCACTGTTAGAGCAGATCATTTCTCGCCATACCACCGCAAAGCAGGCCCAATGGGTGGCCGACCGGCTCGCCGCCTGGCAGCAGCAACATGCCTTACAGCAATTCAATCTCGCATTTGCCGCCGCCCCGCGCTTCCTCGGCCGCGAACCGGTAGCAGTGGAAGAAGCGGAGGCTGCCGCATTGCCCCTTTCCCTGGAAGGGTACACCCTCGACCGCCTGTTCCGCATCTGGTGGCTGTTACAGATCCCGGCAGAGGATAAGGAACGGTATGTGGATATCATCGAAAACCTCTTCCATAGCGCCGAAATGAACGAGCTGGTAGCCCTGTACGGCGCCCTGCCCATGCTGGCCTGGCCCGAAGCCTGGAAGCTCCGCACCGCCGAAGGCATCCGCTCCAATATCGGCAGCGTACTGGAAGCCATCATGGAACGCAATCCGTATCCCGCGGCTTACCTCGACGAGGCTGCCTGGAACCAGCTGGTGCTCAAAGCCTTTTTTACTGAAAAACAGGTGCATCTCATCAGCGGCCTCGACCAGCGCGCCAACCCCGAACTGGCCCGGATACTGCTGGATTACAGCCATGAGCGCCGCGCCGCAGGCAGGGCCGTGCATCCCATGCTCTGGCGCCTCGTAGGGCCTTACATCAGCGAAGCCAGCTTCGAAGACATCGAACGCCTCTGGTTTTCAGAGTATAACGCCGAGCGCGAAGCCGCTGCCCTGGCATGTTATGCCTCCGGCTACGAGCCCGCGCGGCAGCTGCTCGATAAAAAACCGGAAATCAGGGCGGAAATCGAAGCGGGACAGCTGACCTGGGAAACCGTGGCACACCGGATAAATGACTAA
- the eboE gene encoding metabolite traffic protein EboE: MYTPFGHLSYCSNIHAGENWGEHFSQLKKYIPAVKAQVQPDAPFGIGLRLSNLASLELSKEPALEEFRDWLTTNDCYVFTMNGFPYGGFHGERVKDQVHTPDWATAERVAYTIRLFRILAALLPAGMEGGISTSPLSYKLWHRCVEEHNAVMESATLNMLLVVEQLISIHRNGGPLLHLDVEPEPDGVLENSKEYIDWYFQHLLPAGVMMFGEKFGMSEEEAIAAIKQHVQLCYDVCHFAVSYEDPLVVLERLHYFGLRIGKVQISAALKALLPKDGGRQQIVDAFKDFNESTYLHQVIARRSDDKKIHYPDLPEALADAENMDVEEWRAHFHVPVFVKDFGVLSSTRDDISRVLARQAAKPFTRHLEVETYTWDVLPQGLKQEMGASIAREMKWVLQQLELS; this comes from the coding sequence ATGTACACTCCATTCGGGCACCTTTCGTATTGTTCCAACATTCACGCAGGTGAAAACTGGGGAGAACACTTTTCTCAATTAAAAAAATACATCCCTGCCGTCAAAGCGCAGGTGCAGCCGGACGCGCCTTTCGGCATCGGCCTGCGCCTCAGCAACCTGGCCAGCCTCGAACTGTCGAAAGAGCCGGCGCTGGAAGAATTCAGGGACTGGCTGACAACGAACGACTGTTACGTGTTTACCATGAACGGTTTTCCGTACGGCGGTTTTCACGGCGAGCGCGTAAAAGACCAGGTGCATACGCCCGACTGGGCCACGGCCGAACGGGTGGCGTACACCATCCGCCTCTTCCGCATCCTGGCGGCTTTGCTGCCGGCGGGCATGGAAGGCGGCATCTCCACCTCCCCGCTGTCGTATAAACTGTGGCACCGCTGCGTGGAGGAACACAATGCCGTGATGGAAAGCGCCACGCTGAACATGCTGCTCGTAGTGGAACAGCTGATCAGCATACACCGCAACGGCGGGCCGCTCCTCCACCTCGATGTGGAGCCGGAGCCGGACGGCGTGCTCGAAAATTCCAAAGAATATATCGACTGGTATTTCCAGCACCTGCTGCCAGCAGGCGTGATGATGTTCGGTGAGAAATTCGGGATGAGCGAAGAAGAGGCCATCGCCGCCATCAAACAGCATGTGCAGCTGTGCTACGATGTATGCCATTTTGCGGTGAGTTATGAAGACCCACTGGTGGTGCTCGAGCGCCTGCATTATTTCGGCCTCCGCATCGGCAAGGTACAGATCAGCGCCGCCCTCAAAGCCTTGCTGCCGAAAGACGGCGGCCGGCAGCAAATCGTGGACGCGTTTAAGGATTTCAACGAATCCACCTACCTGCACCAGGTGATCGCCCGCAGGAGCGACGATAAAAAAATACATTACCCCGATCTGCCGGAAGCGCTGGCGGATGCGGAAAATATGGACGTGGAAGAATGGCGCGCGCATTTTCACGTACCGGTGTTCGTAAAGGATTTCGGTGTACTGAGTTCCACCCGCGACGATATCAGCCGCGTGCTGGCGCGGCAGGCCGCCAAACCGTTCACCCGGCACCTCGAGGTGGAAACTTACACCTGGGACGTATTGCCCCAGGGCCTGAAGCAGGAAATGGGCGCTTCCATTGCCCGGGAAATGAAATGGGTGCTGCAACAGTTGGAATTATCCTGA